Proteins co-encoded in one Spirosoma endbachense genomic window:
- a CDS encoding NADH-quinone oxidoreductase subunit B produces MATDIKLAEAPASYDGPGFSATSFDKIIGLARANSLWPLPFATSCCGIEFMSTMASTFDLARFGSERPSFSPRQADMLLVAGTIAKKMGPVVKQVYLQMAEPRWVIAIGACASSGGIFDTYSVLQGIDRIIPVDVYVPGCPPRPEQILDGVMQVQELAKNESLRRRNTEEYQKLLNSYSIQ; encoded by the coding sequence ATGGCAACTGACATTAAGCTGGCCGAAGCACCCGCGAGTTACGATGGACCGGGATTTTCCGCCACTTCATTCGATAAAATTATTGGATTGGCTCGGGCAAATTCCCTCTGGCCACTTCCATTTGCAACTTCCTGCTGTGGCATTGAGTTCATGTCAACCATGGCCTCAACCTTCGATCTGGCCCGTTTCGGGTCGGAGCGACCAAGTTTTTCACCTCGCCAGGCCGATATGCTATTGGTAGCCGGAACAATTGCCAAAAAGATGGGGCCGGTTGTTAAGCAGGTATACCTGCAAATGGCCGAGCCACGCTGGGTAATTGCCATTGGGGCCTGTGCGTCAAGTGGTGGTATCTTCGATACATATAGTGTGTTGCAGGGCATCGACCGCATCATTCCTGTCGATGTATATGTACCGGGTTGCCCCCCTCGCCCCGAGCAGATTCTGGATGGCGTGATGCAGGTGCAGGAACTCGCCAAGAACGAATCGCTTCGTCGTCGAAATACTGAAGAGTATCAGAAACTGTTGAATTCGTATAGCATACAATAA
- a CDS encoding adenylate kinase produces MLNLVLFGPPGAGKGTQSEKLIRKYNLVHLSTGDLLRSQIAAGTELGQRAKQLMDQGLLVPDEVVIGMIENKLQENQSAAGFIFDGFPRTVPQAEALDQLLSQHDTQITTMIALVVDDEELTRRLLLRGQTSGRPDDQNEELIRRRVKEYNDKTTPVADYYNQQGKFAAIDGIGDIETIFSLICSKIEQAVS; encoded by the coding sequence ATGCTTAACCTTGTACTGTTTGGCCCTCCAGGTGCTGGCAAAGGAACACAGAGCGAGAAATTAATCCGCAAATACAATCTGGTTCATTTATCTACTGGCGATTTATTACGTTCTCAAATTGCTGCTGGTACAGAATTAGGGCAGAGGGCAAAGCAATTGATGGATCAGGGCTTATTAGTACCAGATGAGGTAGTGATTGGCATGATTGAAAATAAGTTACAAGAGAATCAATCTGCCGCAGGATTCATTTTTGATGGATTTCCGCGAACTGTTCCTCAGGCAGAAGCGCTGGATCAACTGTTGAGTCAGCACGATACTCAGATTACGACCATGATTGCTCTTGTTGTAGACGATGAAGAGTTAACCCGGCGTTTATTATTGCGAGGGCAAACCTCTGGCCGCCCGGATGATCAGAATGAAGAACTCATTCGACGGCGTGTTAAAGAATATAACGACAAAACTACCCCGGTAGCCGATTACTATAATCAGCAGGGAAAGTTTGCCGCCATCGATGGTATTGGTGATATTGAAACGATCTTCAGTCTTATCTGTAGTAAGATTGAGCAGGCCGTTAGTTAG
- a CDS encoding tetratricopeptide repeat protein, with protein sequence MMNNQKKSLLTILFVGAMTAPLMAQDVQTALKDVEAERFAKAGQTLTQLATSSPSAENQFYLGYYYLRSGQIDQAKAAFDKGAAADAKNQLNNIGLAGVALAKKDRAAAKTLIDNAISATKSKDQNALIRAGEMYTLEETNDPAEAIRLLTIADEKDKKNENAEIEMLLGDAYFLKNDGGNAISKYENALTITPNLAEANYKIGRLYLRGKNYVKAQEYFKLAIQNDPEFAPTYRAYADALANSRAYKAAATNYELYVQKSGTTDPEQLLDVARYKFLAQDYQGAIAYLDQLKGKINNPIIDRMYGWAYSALGKNNESVESLNRFISTAPQKVIYDDYKYLGRAYSQLGTPEGDSLSIINLEKAAPQDTTENLYREIGEKLYKNKKYDKAATYYAKTIANDKKPQNNDFLWLGLANYQYAPRVGRDSTVAQMDTAQIKQVKQQYYLRADSAFTQMAQRIEADGKKYPLAYYYRAGANYYAYPNDKDKAASLAGPLYEKFIEQAIAPDSSDKTDYKRYLVTSYKALAGFSILKKDDAKAKEYFEKVLAIDPNDESVKKALEGPKEAPAPATPAKPAVKPKTPAKKSTAGK encoded by the coding sequence ATGATGAACAACCAGAAAAAATCGCTGTTGACCATCCTGTTCGTGGGGGCCATGACTGCTCCATTGATGGCGCAGGACGTCCAAACGGCACTGAAAGACGTGGAGGCTGAGCGATTTGCGAAAGCAGGCCAAACTCTTACGCAGTTAGCCACCAGTTCGCCATCGGCTGAGAATCAATTCTACCTGGGTTATTATTACCTGAGAAGTGGACAAATCGATCAGGCTAAAGCAGCTTTCGACAAGGGAGCAGCTGCCGATGCTAAAAATCAATTAAATAATATTGGTCTGGCTGGCGTAGCCTTAGCAAAAAAAGATCGGGCCGCTGCCAAAACGTTAATTGATAATGCTATTTCCGCAACGAAGAGCAAAGATCAGAATGCGTTGATCCGGGCGGGTGAAATGTACACGCTGGAAGAAACAAATGATCCAGCAGAAGCGATTCGCCTACTCACCATCGCTGACGAAAAAGACAAAAAGAACGAAAATGCCGAGATCGAGATGCTTCTGGGCGATGCGTACTTCTTGAAAAATGACGGTGGTAATGCGATCTCGAAATACGAAAACGCATTAACGATTACTCCCAATCTGGCGGAGGCTAACTACAAAATTGGCCGCTTATATCTCCGTGGGAAGAACTATGTAAAAGCTCAGGAATATTTCAAACTGGCTATTCAGAACGATCCAGAGTTTGCTCCTACGTATCGGGCATACGCTGATGCACTCGCAAACTCCCGTGCCTACAAAGCGGCTGCTACAAACTATGAACTGTACGTACAGAAGAGTGGAACAACCGATCCGGAGCAATTACTTGATGTAGCTCGCTACAAATTCCTGGCTCAGGATTATCAGGGAGCAATTGCCTATCTCGACCAACTGAAAGGGAAAATCAACAACCCAATTATTGATCGGATGTATGGCTGGGCTTACTCGGCTCTGGGCAAAAACAATGAATCGGTCGAATCATTGAACCGGTTCATTTCGACTGCTCCTCAGAAAGTAATTTATGACGATTACAAGTATCTTGGACGGGCATACTCGCAACTAGGAACACCAGAAGGCGATTCGCTTAGCATTATTAATCTGGAGAAAGCAGCTCCTCAGGATACGACGGAGAATCTGTACCGTGAGATTGGCGAGAAGCTTTATAAGAACAAGAAGTACGACAAGGCGGCTACGTATTACGCAAAAACAATCGCGAACGACAAAAAGCCACAAAACAATGACTTCTTGTGGTTAGGTCTTGCCAATTATCAATATGCTCCACGAGTAGGTCGGGATAGCACAGTTGCGCAGATGGACACCGCGCAGATTAAGCAGGTGAAGCAACAGTATTACTTACGGGCAGATTCGGCGTTTACACAAATGGCGCAACGAATTGAAGCAGATGGTAAAAAGTATCCTTTGGCTTACTATTATCGGGCCGGTGCTAACTACTATGCTTACCCGAACGATAAGGATAAAGCAGCTAGTTTAGCGGGTCCGCTTTATGAAAAATTCATTGAGCAGGCAATTGCTCCGGATTCTTCGGATAAGACGGACTATAAGCGATACTTAGTAACGTCTTATAAAGCATTGGCCGGATTCAGTATTTTAAAGAAAGACGACGCCAAAGCGAAGGAATATTTCGAAAAGGTGCTGGCCATTGATCCAAATGATGAAAGTGTGAAAAAAGCGCTGGAAGGCCCGAAAGAAGCACCAGCACCAGCTACTCCGGCTAAGCCTGCGGTTAAACCCAAGACTCCGGCTAAAAAGAGTACAGCCGGTAAATAA
- the obgE gene encoding GTPase ObgE, producing MASSNFIDYVKINCRSGAGGAGSVHFRREKHTPKGGPDGGDGGRGGHIILKGNAQLWTLLHLKYRKHVKAENGTAGEGGRRSGAQGQDVILEVPLGTIARNPDTGKQLAEITEDGQEIILFPGGRGGLGNDHFKSATQQAPDYAQPGEAGLEEWVVLELKLLADVGLVGFPNAGKSTLLSVLSAARPEIADYPFTTLVPNLGVVAYRDYKSFVMADIPGIIEGASQGKGLGLRFLRHIERNSVLLFVIPANSDDIRQEYNTLLNELREYNPELMDKDRLLAISKIDLVDQSDIARIKETLPKKLPVTFISAVSQLGLDELKDSIWQRLTANPEPAE from the coding sequence ATGGCTTCATCCAATTTTATTGACTACGTAAAAATAAACTGTCGTTCGGGCGCGGGCGGAGCTGGATCGGTTCACTTCCGACGCGAAAAGCATACCCCTAAAGGTGGCCCTGATGGCGGTGATGGTGGACGGGGTGGCCATATTATTTTAAAAGGAAACGCTCAACTCTGGACGTTGCTTCACTTAAAATATCGTAAACACGTAAAAGCGGAGAACGGAACAGCCGGTGAAGGTGGCCGACGGAGTGGTGCGCAAGGCCAGGACGTTATTTTGGAAGTACCACTGGGAACCATTGCCCGCAATCCCGATACAGGAAAGCAGTTAGCCGAAATTACTGAAGACGGGCAGGAAATCATTCTGTTTCCTGGCGGCAGAGGTGGCTTAGGCAACGACCATTTTAAATCAGCAACCCAGCAGGCCCCCGATTATGCTCAACCAGGCGAAGCGGGCCTTGAAGAATGGGTTGTACTGGAATTAAAACTTCTGGCTGATGTTGGCCTGGTCGGCTTTCCTAATGCTGGTAAGTCCACGCTGTTATCTGTATTATCGGCGGCCCGGCCCGAAATTGCTGATTACCCTTTTACAACCCTTGTACCTAATTTAGGTGTCGTAGCGTATAGAGATTATAAATCGTTCGTGATGGCCGACATTCCGGGCATTATAGAGGGAGCGTCTCAGGGGAAAGGGCTCGGTCTGCGCTTTCTGCGGCATATTGAACGCAACTCGGTTCTTTTGTTCGTAATACCAGCGAACAGCGATGATATTCGTCAGGAGTATAATACGCTACTGAATGAATTACGTGAATATAATCCAGAATTGATGGATAAAGATCGCTTACTGGCTATCTCAAAAATAGACTTGGTTGACCAGAGCGACATAGCACGGATTAAAGAAACATTACCAAAGAAATTACCCGTAACGTTTATATCGGCGGTTAGCCAACTTGGATTAGATGAATTGAAGGACAGCATCTGGCAACGCTTAACGGCAAATCCAGAGCCAGCCGAGTAA
- a CDS encoding NADH-quinone oxidoreductase subunit A: MNATYLPADYLPVLIQLGLALGFIVTTMLVTHAIGPKRHSQKKDDPFECGIPVHGDARTPISIKYFLIAILFVLFDVEVIFLYPWAVNFKGLGLTGFIEMVLFMGLLLAGFYYIIRKGVLNWE, encoded by the coding sequence ATGAACGCAACCTACCTCCCGGCCGACTATCTGCCGGTGCTGATCCAGCTTGGTTTAGCCCTTGGTTTCATCGTCACAACGATGCTTGTAACCCACGCCATTGGCCCCAAGCGTCATAGCCAAAAAAAGGACGATCCCTTTGAGTGTGGGATTCCTGTTCATGGTGATGCCCGTACTCCAATTTCCATCAAGTATTTCCTGATTGCTATCCTGTTCGTATTGTTCGATGTGGAAGTAATCTTTTTGTACCCATGGGCAGTAAATTTTAAAGGACTGGGTTTAACCGGTTTTATCGAAATGGTTCTGTTTATGGGCTTATTACTGGCGGGTTTCTACTACATCATCCGTAAGGGTGTTCTGAATTGGGAATAG
- a CDS encoding T9SS type A sorting domain-containing protein, whose amino-acid sequence MKNYYILYIFLLFSQRAMLPNAKAQTTGQAIKITYPESRAIFQRGADNTSTIYVSGNYYQPVDSVQARVIAEVAGQGINTEWATIQRNPQGGIFQSSIRAQGGWYRLEIQAFSGGAIVGSDVIRKIGVGEVFIVTGQSNAQGFQNFGAVGAADDRVNCVTYDNSTANSLADPPAPSFQQLGAASLIGPRGQSAWCWGVLGDLIAKQYNVPVLFINTAWEATIIKNWVESSNNQTTLKWFNSQPFPAGMPYANLVIALRYYCSLQGLRAVLWQQGENDNFPIHSTRKVYADDMQYLINKTRSDTDRYPAWVLARSSYNTGQVSEDIIQAQNDVINTYNNNVFAGPFTDNIQIPRYEGDVHFGGDGLKQLGQAWFNSLNSIFFATSRPLTPLPSPAIKITCAANNALTVSLPDLYKSYVWNSGQTTQSITINKSGVYRATLKDKYGNTYLSPAIDVQGVIQPTVPTISLSKQPGQPAGSQQQICADSTLTLVATSSTGSIPVWSTGIASRSITVGTSGVYSAQSVNVYGCKSAQSSTITLTARPKLPAPTVEQVGTYSLQATLPTPTGGQIDQFDWRRSGEVIPQNGPVVKVIVSGSYSARDKTTFALNNSSNLTCYSNYSAPKDFVFDQTTGGVSVYPNPSNDGVVTIETIENLKDALVDVFSLTGQQLSSFVVPIFDERKLLNLSGLAQGEYIIRVRSAGFNVSRRIIIAR is encoded by the coding sequence ATGAAAAACTATTATATCCTGTACATTTTTCTGCTATTTAGTCAGAGGGCTATGCTTCCCAATGCTAAAGCGCAGACTACCGGTCAGGCAATAAAGATTACGTATCCTGAAAGCCGGGCCATTTTCCAACGGGGAGCCGATAACACGAGTACAATTTACGTATCGGGCAATTACTACCAACCAGTTGATAGTGTCCAGGCTCGTGTTATTGCTGAGGTTGCAGGACAGGGCATAAACACCGAGTGGGCTACCATCCAGCGGAATCCACAGGGGGGAATCTTTCAAAGCTCTATCCGGGCGCAGGGAGGTTGGTATCGGCTGGAGATACAGGCCTTTTCGGGAGGAGCCATAGTGGGTAGTGACGTAATCCGCAAAATTGGTGTTGGCGAAGTATTCATTGTCACGGGTCAGTCTAATGCACAAGGTTTTCAGAACTTCGGCGCAGTAGGGGCAGCTGATGATCGGGTCAACTGCGTTACCTATGATAACTCGACGGCAAATTCGCTGGCCGATCCACCAGCGCCTTCCTTTCAGCAACTTGGTGCCGCTTCACTGATTGGGCCCCGCGGCCAGAGTGCCTGGTGCTGGGGTGTACTGGGCGATTTAATTGCGAAACAATATAATGTTCCCGTGCTGTTCATCAATACGGCCTGGGAAGCTACGATCATCAAAAACTGGGTAGAAAGTTCAAACAATCAGACAACCCTCAAGTGGTTTAACAGCCAGCCGTTTCCGGCTGGAATGCCTTACGCAAACTTAGTGATCGCCCTTCGTTATTATTGCTCTCTTCAGGGGTTACGCGCTGTGTTGTGGCAACAGGGCGAAAATGATAACTTTCCAATACACTCCACTCGAAAAGTATACGCTGATGACATGCAGTATCTGATCAATAAGACGCGCTCAGATACAGATCGTTATCCGGCCTGGGTTTTGGCACGATCATCATACAACACAGGCCAGGTAAGCGAAGACATTATTCAGGCCCAAAACGACGTTATCAATACCTATAACAACAATGTTTTTGCGGGACCCTTTACCGATAATATTCAGATTCCCCGTTATGAAGGCGATGTTCACTTTGGCGGAGATGGCTTAAAGCAATTAGGTCAGGCCTGGTTCAACAGCCTGAATTCTATTTTCTTCGCCACATCGCGTCCATTAACACCACTCCCTTCACCCGCCATTAAAATAACTTGTGCAGCAAATAACGCCTTGACAGTTTCATTGCCTGATCTGTATAAATCATATGTGTGGAACAGCGGACAAACGACACAATCGATCACAATCAATAAGTCAGGAGTTTATCGTGCGACTCTGAAAGATAAATATGGCAATACATATTTATCACCCGCTATTGACGTACAAGGCGTAATCCAGCCAACAGTTCCAACAATTTCGCTGAGTAAACAGCCAGGGCAACCGGCCGGTTCTCAGCAACAGATTTGTGCCGATTCAACGTTAACGCTGGTCGCTACTTCTTCCACGGGCAGTATTCCGGTATGGAGTACAGGCATTGCCAGCAGATCAATTACGGTAGGCACATCAGGGGTTTATTCGGCTCAGTCAGTAAATGTATATGGCTGCAAATCAGCACAATCATCAACCATCACATTAACGGCTCGCCCTAAATTACCGGCACCTACGGTCGAACAAGTCGGTACTTACTCGCTACAGGCAACGCTACCTACCCCAACAGGCGGACAGATCGATCAGTTTGACTGGCGCCGGTCCGGCGAAGTTATTCCACAGAATGGGCCAGTCGTAAAAGTTATTGTAAGCGGGAGTTATTCAGCTCGCGATAAAACGACATTCGCATTGAATAATAGCTCCAATCTGACTTGTTACTCTAACTACAGCGCGCCTAAAGATTTTGTGTTCGATCAGACCACCGGCGGAGTCAGTGTATACCCAAATCCGTCAAACGATGGTGTTGTAACCATCGAAACGATTGAAAACCTGAAAGACGCCCTTGTCGACGTTTTTTCATTAACAGGACAGCAACTGTCATCATTTGTGGTTCCAATTTTTGATGAGCGCAAATTGCTTAATTTATCGGGTCTTGCTCAGGGTGAATATATTATCCGCGTCCGGTCGGCAGGCTTTAACGTCTCCCGGCGTATTATCATCGCCCGATAG
- a CDS encoding T9SS type A sorting domain-containing protein, translating to MKHISLACYLAVWLLLPTLLMAQIQVSFPTTRAVFQRNNANQAIIRITGYYTATITQVQARVQARNGQGTSVDWQPIQNSPGGGTYAGDLTVSGGWYDLQVRGMNNGQQVGDIITVERVGVGEVFVVAGQSNAQGVHYSAPISTDDRVNCVNYRYPDNGFPNDPPVPQFSHLDNGAGFTIAPRGMGSWCWGRLGDLLATRLNVPVMFFNAAFTGTSVRNWSDSAPAGGTAYGYGGSPYPARQPYINLKFALQNYCNMLGVRAVLWHQGEADNLFNTTTQSYVTDLQFVINQTRQDFGRNVSWVVARASHYDPLGPSSKIIAAQDQVIATTPNVFAGPSTDTVQVPRYRAPLFDPDRVHFDFNGLISVSNLWNSSLSDAFFQTSTPHGPALAPTVTVACAGNNLTFTINGSYSSIQWESGETTQSITKGPGTLYRAKVKDAQGNTNFTSYLRVSDTPVASIVSNRPPAICDGSTLALTANYDNVTWLSQPNNTSVASGKTFNASAAGAYSVRYRDVSGCDFVSNTLQLTLNPLPATPTITNSKPTTFCQGDNTVLLASSDNVVYNWSDGQKTKQITVTTSGSYTATVTDQNGCTSKPSNVLQVVSNPLPAKPTIVANGATTFCADRNVILTASTETAYFWTNGQTVQSLTITQSGDYSLTTRNQFGCPSVPSDIVTVKVNPLPPTPSVSAAGATTFCAGNSVALNATSPFDVVWSSGQVNKTITVNQSGNYAAQARDQNSCLSVFSSVINVRVNPLPNAPTILSSRSPTICQGDRVTFTVEGPYTVFWSTGDSTRSITTGQAGNYSARVRDVNGCVSTQSNPTVVDVKALPPAPTINSIGTYTLEAVSSTNGDRFLWRRDNDSLAVQTAIIKAGTSGNYTARSSIVYSNTLTCFSLPSAAYLLTIDPSFNGLSVYPNPNPNKIVIVETQQNLANATLTLYTLTGQKVLVRNIAVFDERKQLTLTDLPAGVYILRVEASGFTGSKRILLGL from the coding sequence ATGAAACATATTTCGTTGGCCTGCTATCTGGCAGTGTGGCTATTATTGCCAACTCTATTGATGGCTCAGATTCAAGTATCGTTTCCTACTACCCGGGCTGTTTTTCAGCGTAATAATGCCAATCAGGCGATTATTAGGATCACCGGTTACTACACAGCCACGATCACACAGGTACAGGCCAGAGTACAGGCCAGAAATGGGCAAGGTACTTCTGTAGACTGGCAGCCTATCCAAAATAGCCCAGGTGGTGGAACCTACGCAGGCGATCTTACTGTATCGGGCGGTTGGTATGATCTTCAGGTACGGGGTATGAACAACGGGCAGCAGGTTGGAGATATCATTACTGTCGAACGCGTTGGTGTAGGAGAAGTATTTGTCGTAGCCGGCCAATCAAACGCACAGGGCGTTCACTATAGTGCACCTATCTCGACAGATGATCGGGTTAATTGCGTAAACTATAGATACCCCGACAACGGCTTCCCGAATGACCCTCCCGTACCTCAATTCTCGCACTTAGACAATGGGGCAGGTTTTACTATTGCTCCCCGTGGCATGGGAAGTTGGTGCTGGGGCCGCCTGGGTGATCTTTTGGCCACTAGGCTGAATGTTCCTGTTATGTTTTTTAACGCAGCTTTTACAGGAACATCCGTTCGAAACTGGAGTGATAGTGCCCCAGCGGGTGGTACGGCCTACGGGTATGGGGGATCACCTTATCCGGCTCGGCAACCTTATATAAACCTCAAATTTGCCTTACAGAATTATTGCAATATGCTTGGTGTACGGGCTGTTTTATGGCACCAGGGAGAAGCTGACAATTTGTTCAATACAACGACTCAAAGCTACGTCACCGACCTTCAGTTTGTTATTAATCAAACCCGGCAGGATTTTGGCAGAAACGTTTCCTGGGTAGTTGCCAGAGCTTCCCATTATGATCCTTTAGGGCCAAGTAGCAAAATAATCGCTGCCCAGGATCAGGTTATTGCGACAACGCCTAATGTATTTGCTGGTCCCTCTACCGACACCGTTCAGGTTCCACGTTATCGTGCGCCCCTTTTTGATCCTGATCGTGTTCATTTCGATTTTAATGGATTAATCTCAGTCTCTAATCTTTGGAATAGTAGCTTAAGTGATGCCTTCTTCCAGACATCGACTCCTCATGGCCCCGCTTTGGCCCCAACGGTTACGGTAGCGTGTGCAGGTAATAACTTAACGTTCACAATTAATGGTAGTTATTCGTCCATTCAGTGGGAATCGGGTGAAACAACCCAAAGCATAACAAAAGGGCCCGGTACGCTATACCGAGCCAAGGTTAAAGATGCACAGGGGAATACAAATTTTACCAGTTACCTGCGCGTTTCAGATACGCCAGTAGCCTCAATAGTCAGTAATAGGCCACCTGCGATCTGTGATGGAAGCACACTCGCCCTGACCGCTAATTACGATAATGTAACCTGGCTTAGTCAGCCCAACAATACCAGTGTTGCTTCAGGGAAAACATTTAATGCCAGCGCGGCTGGTGCCTATTCGGTTCGATACCGGGATGTCAGTGGCTGTGATTTTGTTTCAAATACCCTCCAGCTTACACTCAATCCTCTTCCGGCAACTCCAACTATAACGAACAGTAAGCCAACCACTTTTTGCCAGGGCGATAATACTGTTTTGCTGGCTTCCAGCGATAATGTTGTCTATAACTGGAGTGATGGACAAAAAACCAAGCAAATTACCGTCACGACATCAGGTTCCTATACGGCTACCGTAACCGATCAGAACGGTTGCACATCAAAACCATCTAATGTGCTTCAGGTAGTATCCAATCCGTTGCCTGCAAAACCCACCATTGTAGCCAATGGCGCTACTACTTTCTGCGCAGACAGGAATGTTATATTGACTGCTTCAACTGAAACGGCCTATTTCTGGACAAACGGGCAAACGGTTCAAAGCCTGACCATTACTCAGTCTGGCGATTACTCCCTCACCACCCGAAATCAGTTCGGTTGCCCATCTGTGCCATCCGATATTGTTACAGTCAAGGTAAACCCGCTTCCTCCCACGCCTTCCGTATCGGCAGCTGGAGCCACAACGTTCTGTGCTGGCAATAGTGTTGCGTTAAATGCAACATCTCCTTTCGATGTAGTCTGGTCGAGCGGGCAGGTGAACAAAACGATCACGGTAAATCAATCGGGCAATTATGCCGCACAGGCTCGTGACCAGAATAGTTGCTTATCTGTTTTCTCGTCGGTTATTAATGTACGCGTAAATCCTTTACCTAACGCTCCAACCATATTATCCAGCCGTTCGCCAACAATCTGCCAGGGCGATAGGGTAACATTTACAGTAGAGGGTCCTTATACAGTCTTCTGGTCAACCGGCGATTCCACTCGTAGTATTACAACCGGGCAGGCAGGCAACTACTCCGCACGAGTTCGCGATGTAAATGGCTGTGTTTCGACACAATCAAATCCTACCGTTGTTGATGTTAAAGCGCTACCTCCTGCTCCAACCATAAATTCGATTGGAACGTATACGCTTGAAGCGGTTAGTTCGACCAATGGCGATCGTTTTCTGTGGCGTCGGGATAATGATTCATTAGCTGTCCAAACCGCCATTATTAAAGCTGGAACATCAGGTAACTATACCGCCCGCTCATCGATCGTTTATTCAAATACACTCACGTGTTTCTCGTTACCCTCGGCCGCCTATCTGCTGACAATTGATCCAAGTTTTAATGGACTTAGCGTTTACCCAAACCCAAATCCAAATAAAATTGTCATTGTTGAAACCCAGCAAAACCTAGCAAACGCTACGCTCACGTTATATACGTTGACTGGCCAAAAAGTTCTGGTTCGAAACATTGCGGTATTCGATGAGCGGAAGCAACTTACCCTAACCGACTTACCAGCTGGTGTTTATATTCTACGAGTTGAAGCTTCTGGCTTTACTGGGTCCAAACGAATTTTGCTCGGTTTGTAA
- a CDS encoding SGNH/GDSL hydrolase family protein, translated as MLLETIGHTVLGLQLVKSSPFVFRRFYVSPGVTAIRPFPAGDLNPIAGRSHLPKGKDRFVNCEGDSIRRSYNSVGAMDRERSLTNLNPHRKRVAIVGDSFMEGYLVNEPYRFSSILERETGAEHLNFAVNGSNPVHYFLMYKGIVKQFDHDIVLVGFLPANDFEILDERQDYMRVDWPSYVPYWHGKAPNYTLNYSLANTSQALSSGHQTNSKVLKVVDSLYSALSFGDKLKADLLAHSSLFRLLGEANAKSFQSGKMTRYQSFNEEQWQYVRQSLTQLIKEAKGKQVLILSLPTLADLSALKQGAENRIDPILSDFCRRNGATFISLAPAFLSYKGTLASLYISCDGHWSKQGEAFAADFVLHHPAYRNLLNMP; from the coding sequence ATGTTGTTGGAAACAATTGGGCATACCGTATTAGGTCTACAGCTTGTTAAAAGCTCTCCATTTGTATTTAGACGATTTTATGTTTCTCCGGGTGTAACCGCTATTCGCCCCTTTCCGGCTGGAGATTTAAATCCAATTGCGGGGCGCTCTCATTTGCCAAAGGGCAAGGATCGATTTGTGAATTGTGAAGGAGATTCAATCCGGCGTTCCTACAACTCTGTTGGGGCTATGGACCGTGAACGGTCTTTAACCAATTTAAATCCACACAGAAAACGAGTAGCTATAGTAGGCGATTCGTTCATGGAAGGGTATCTGGTTAATGAGCCCTATCGATTCTCATCTATATTAGAACGCGAGACCGGAGCTGAACATCTGAATTTTGCCGTAAATGGCTCTAATCCTGTTCATTACTTCCTCATGTACAAAGGCATTGTCAAGCAGTTCGACCATGATATCGTACTTGTTGGTTTTTTGCCTGCCAATGATTTTGAAATTCTTGATGAACGGCAGGATTATATGCGTGTAGATTGGCCAAGTTATGTACCTTACTGGCATGGTAAAGCGCCTAATTATACGCTTAACTATAGCCTGGCCAATACAAGTCAGGCGCTGTCCAGTGGTCATCAGACTAACTCGAAAGTACTGAAAGTCGTTGATTCATTGTATTCTGCCCTGTCATTTGGCGATAAACTCAAAGCTGATTTATTGGCTCATTCCAGTTTGTTTCGACTATTGGGAGAAGCTAACGCTAAAAGCTTTCAAAGTGGAAAAATGACCAGATATCAGTCATTTAATGAAGAGCAGTGGCAATATGTTCGCCAATCGCTTACCCAATTGATTAAAGAAGCCAAAGGAAAGCAAGTACTTATTCTGTCATTACCTACTTTAGCCGATCTTTCGGCATTGAAACAAGGAGCTGAAAATCGGATTGACCCCATTTTGTCCGATTTCTGCCGTAGAAATGGAGCCACTTTCATTTCTCTTGCTCCAGCTTTTCTGTCTTATAAAGGCACTTTAGCCAGTTTATACATCAGTTGCGATGGTCACTGGTCGAAACAGGGAGAAGCCTTTGCGGCCGATTTTGTATTGCACCATCCTGCGTATCGTAATTTGCTAAATATGCCCTAA